In the Mycosarcoma maydis chromosome 6, whole genome shotgun sequence genome, one interval contains:
- a CDS encoding regulator Ustilago maydis 1 protein (Rum1) — MTSTKTSSQPSGSSDTPQRIVVKSVNGHEPIKVEPVSSSSASLLHSTPPRLATPLSSPTKSAAPSSPSKSPGRARRVDPVLISSREFGPSAGGDSDDDEFNNGEPEVYKGVNTTAKRLSRKSKADAMFAMSVKESSPVHAHATSTSTTSNAPTAIPGNPASHPARKMFQHQPFPPLVFDTDPISSISQSPSASNAAQPPIPTHASTPRCPPPRLRPRLFELDEAPTFYPSPEEFSDPMKYIAWIADPQGGNGKAYGIVKIVPPQGWNPECVLDEQTFRFRTRVQLLNSLSADARASQNYQEQLQKFHAQQGRKRVSVPVIDGRSVDLYQLKLVISSLGGYDAVCRARKWSDATRKIGYSDKESGQLSTQVKAAYTRIILPFEEFLAKAKEQSRPNGSSVSPQLAQSAIMGATASTDTQENGVKHPSMSPSLDAAPSGDAGEHFKTPEPFTAAGAAEALANATPVLETPTQSPSTVASTRRSARKRSEATSTPASSSRNSLQLTSTPMTPLISRRRKGVSPHLEADSYLRAQAGNQAQEEQMCEICLRGEDGPNMLLCDECNRGYHMYCLQPALTSIPKSQWFCPPCLVGTGHDFGFDDGETHSLYTFWQRAEAFKRDWWSKHQDHLWRPDSEGLATSDYDPPTNGLARRVHGTDLVVSEDDVEREFWRLVHSQKEEVEVEYGADVHSTTHGSALPTQETHPLSLYSRDKWNLNNLPILPGSLLQYIKSDISGMTVPWIYVGMIFSTFCWHNEDHYTYSINYQHWGETKTWYGIPGEDAEKFENAMRKAAPDLFETLPDLLFHLTTMMSPEKLKKEGVRVVACDQRANEFVVTFPKAYHSGFNHGLNLNEAVNFALPDWIFDDLESVRRYQRFRKPAVFSHDQLLITVSQQSQTIETAVWLEAAMQEMVDREIAKRNALREIIPDLKEEVYDEDVAESHYICSHCTLFSYLGQLTSPKTDGVACLDHGFEVCNADAPVKWTLKLRFSDDQLRSILAKVCERAAVPRNWIQRLKKTLALGPTPPLKTLRSLLHEGEKIAFSLEPLEDLRTFVTCANSWVERANVFLMRKLHKRRGEPAAAPAGRRRRSKGGAVADDSFTRRQSLDASVDDAESTSDRSPEALYALIGELDSLHFDAPEIASLRTMAQELEEFIGRCDEVLQQGDETNLKDCESILTLGSSLNVDAPQIKELSDYVERRKWIQEVTESFDTYLYYHEVAELLDRADSCGLQDHELRKNLEQRLEAGQRWTESAREALGGSQPITIDVLQELSESSADVPVVLEVAQDVTDALSKAKELQKTIQTLYKALQTGAHGHSAADADGDLSMISISENGEAAERVALLPDARRVLRAARSNKLELEHAQDIEKAVQVYDAWRAAFNQIMQTIAGGSRRLTDADRDEELDKLVERVEDATDPADDQNKPNARNCICRSSMPIAIPSSSGAECSRCRVQYHLSCIKVRSSEVSRAEGGWVCPFCPWYGSAPFLKMRKAISIADLSKLVYDQDHRRDQFKFLPLEWDAIEEVVAKAKRFETAAKRMIKTLSLMRRDQKQVILAHWLRRSIGCPVDVLGPEKVNMLDLISENLLALGSQQGDAAPMAPVERIKASTPARSDERTEETTPLPRSSRVPAPADRDSGSPAVRDDRKRKAKRGKRAKLVFQEEIGIGAYRDRQPIYCLCHEPESGRMIACDKCMLWFHTNCVRLDDPPNLGNEPWICPMCCIKAERKYPQAEVRVKDIGVTDPDLWLDIRATLRSLEKPVSKIQSWTSPENKRIVLHLEKFTPAIHAEEVHSQITKRARLESDTPSKARVSLGRSDSISTPAKESGAVPYAAAPVPSEAVRGIVPALTPAADSPASRSGRNDDSFAAASPPLWDAKTGPSPGNASIEWAQSARRRYAEGMDNLYRRGITDTMLVRFYVGWNGRTLFHPVRDSAGNIVEVSLGENVRLHPDDPEGVRVIRAAIERHSVKADRLAASHGYGGEMDDHVYSRNAYSRDDGRYTAQRRDPPVVPSNGRFSMRSPATIPSQRLGSDRDYERERERDGDLHDARDGRDGRYGDSLRSPAAPVAAMTGPGALDTSPALRTNLAREVVPTYARSSANASAATSPYTGAASTYSIYSASDRAASYPVGRSSISQADLDGNRGGPPPMAMYASAKAEPVANGSTFSALDPAMMADDAAGQIDPNLTSSPVLASNSAVPAPSTAPAAAHGVRSETRSRPPSAGNEVAHEAGSAKAPPGAPSGGHSGEIKEHNPDEHELESVRQQARQMARKMRPDASEADIERLVQNFIGGGESK; from the coding sequence ATGACATCCACCAAGACAAGCTCTCAGCCCTCAGGCTCGAGTGACACTCCTCAacgcatcgtcgtcaaaTCCGTCAATGGTCACGAGCCCATCAAAGTAGAGCCTGTCTCCTCGTCCAGCGCATCACTGCTTCACTCCACACCGCCCCGGCTCGCCACACCGCTTTCCTCACCCACCAAATCAGCCGCCCCCTCGAGTCCATCCAAGTCTCCAGGAAGGGCGCGACGTGTAGATCCTGTCTTGATCTCGTCTCGCGAGTTTGGCCCTAGTGCTGGAGGAgacagcgatgacgatgagtTCAACAATGGCGAGCCCGAAGTTTACAAGGGCGTCAACACCACTGCCAAAAGGCTCAGCCGCAAGAGCAAGGCGGATGCTATGTTCGCCATGTCCGTCAAAGAGTCTTCTCCCGTCCATGCGCACGCAACATCCACATCTACCACTTCAAATGCTCCCACTGCCATCCCCGGCAACCCTGCCTCCCACCCAGCACGCAAAATGTTCCAGCACCAGCCATTTCCGCCTCTGGTTTTCGATACAGATCCCATCTCATCCATCTCGCAGTCTCCATCCGCTTCCAATGCGGCTCAGCCCCCCATTCCAACTCATGCCAGCACGCCACGCTGCCCTCCGCCCAGGCTCCGTCCCAGACTctttgagctcgacgaagcgccCACTTTCTATCCATCGCCTGAAGAGTTCTCTGATCCAATGAAGTACATCGCCTGGATCGCCGACCCACAAGGTGGTAATGGCAAGGCATACGGCATCGTCAAGATCGTTCCACCTCAGGGCTGGAACCCGGAATGCGTGCTTGATGAGCAGACCTTCCGCTTTCGCACCCGCGTTCAGCTCCTCAACTCGCTCAGTGCAGATGCTCGGGCCTCTCAGAACTACCAGGAGCAACTGCAAAAGTTCCACGCGCAGCAGGGTCGCAAGCGTGTCTCGGTCCCCGTCATTGACGGTCGTTCCGTCGATTTGTACCAGCTCAAACTAGTCATCTCAAGTCTGGGTGGCTACGATGCTGTTTGCCGTGCTCGCAAGTGGTCCGATGCTACGCGTAAGATCGGCTACAGTGACAAGGAAAGCGGTCAGCTCTCGACGCAAGTCAAAGCTGCCTACACCCGCATCATCTTGCCCTTTGAAGAGTTTCTTGCAAAAGCAAAAGAGCAGTCTCGTCCTAACGGATCATCGGTCAGCCCACAGCTCGCGCAGAGTGCCATCATGGGCGCCACCGCCAGCACGGACACCCAAGAGAATGGCGTTAAGCACCCCTCCATGTCGCCAAGCCTCGACGCCGCCCCCAGTGGAGATGCAGGTGAACACTTCAAAACACCCGAGCCTTtcactgctgctggcgctgctgagGCGCTCGCAAATGCAACTCCCGTCCTCGAGACACCCACTCAAAGCCCTTCGACTGTCGCAAGCACACGTCGCAGTGCGCGCAAGAGATCGGAAGCAACCAGCACAcctgcttcgtcgtcgcgTAACTCTTTGCAGCTCACCTCCACACCAATGACACCTTTGATCTCCAGACGCAGAAAGGGCGTTAGCCCTCACCTTGAAGCAGATTCTTACCTGcgcgctcaagctggcAATCAGgcgcaagaagagcaaatGTGCGAAATCTGCCTCCGAGGCGAGGATGGTCCCAACATGTTGCTCTGCGACGAGTGCAATCGTGGCTACCACATGTACTGTCTCCAACCCGCGCTCACTTCGATCCCCAAATCGCAGTGGTTCTGCCCGCCTTGTCTTGTCGGCACCGGTCATGATTTTGGTTTTGACGATGGTGAAACACACAGCCTCTACACTTTTTGGCAACGTGCTGAGGCATTCAAGCGCGATTGGTGGTCCAAACATCAAGATCACCTCTGGAGGCCCGACTCGGAAGGCCTGGCGACATCTGACTACGATCCGCCAACGAATGGTCTGGCTCGCCGTGTCCACGGAACCGACCTGGTTGTGTCAGAGGACGACGTAGAGCGCGAATTTTGGAGACTAGTTCATAGCCAGAAGGAAGAAGTAGAAGTCGAGTATGGTGCTGACGTTCACTCTACTACGCACGGCAGTGCCTTGCCCACCCAAGAGACTCATCCCTTGAGTCTGTATTCGCGCGACAAGTGGAACCTCAATAACCTACCCATCCTGCCTGGCTCGCTGCTCCAGTACATCAAGTCCGACATCTCGGGCATGACCGTCCCCTGGATCTATGTCGGAATGATTTTCTCCACCTTCTGCTGGCACAACGAGGATCACTACACTTACTCGATCAACTATCAGCATTGGGGTGAGACTAAGACATGGTACGGCATTCCGGGTGAAGATGCCGAAAAGTTCGAGAATGCCATGCGCAAGGCGGCGCCCGATTTATTCGAGACGCTGCCGGACCTGCTCTTTCATCTCACCACCATGATGAGTCCcgagaagctcaagaaggaagGCGTCCGCGTTGTGGCATGTGACCAACGTGCCAACGAGTTTGTCGTCACTTTTCCCAAGGCCTACCACAGCGGCTTTAACCACGGTCTCAACCTGAATGAAGCTGTCAACTTTGCTCTGCCCGACTGGATCTTTGACGATCTCGAATCTGTTCGGAGGTACCAGCGCTTCCGAAAGCCTGCCGTATTCTCACACGACCAGCTGCTCATTACCGTCTCGCAGCAGAGTCAGACCATCGAAACAGCCGTGTGGCTTGAGGCCGCCATGCAAGAGATGGTTGATCGCGAGATCGCAAAGCGCAACGCACTTCGTGAGATCATTCCGGATCTCAAAGAAGAGGTATACGACGAAGATGTAGCCGAGAGCCACTACATTTGCAGCCACTGCACTCTCTTTTCCTACCTCGGCCAGTTGACAAGTCCAAAGACCGATGGTGTCGCTTGTCTCGATCACGGCTTCGAGGTGTGCAACGCCGATGCTCCCGTCAAGTGGACGTTGAAGCTTCGCTTCTCGGACGATCAGCTTCGCTCCATTCTAGCGAAGGTCTGTGAGCGGGCAGCAGTGCCGCGCAACTGGATTCAGCGCCTCAAGAAGACCCTTGCTCTTGGCCCGACTCCACCTCTCAAGACGCTGAGGTCGTTGCTGCACGAAGGCGAAAAGATTGCCTTCTCGCTAGAGCCACTCGAGGATCTCAGGACCTTTGTCACCTGCGCCAACTCGTGGGTGGAGCGGGCCAATGTTTTCCTGATGCGCAAGTTGCATAAGAGACGCGGCGagcctgcagctgctcctgctggGAGGCGCCGACGATCCAAGGGCGGTGCTGTGGCTGACGATAGCTTCACTAGAAGGCAAAGCTTGGACGCTTCggtcgacgatgccgaaTCCACTTCCGATCGAAGTCCCGAAGCCTTGTATGCGTTGATCGGAGAGCTCGACAGCCTTCACTTTGACGCGCCTGAGATTGCATCGCTTCGCACTATGgcgcaagagctcgaggagTTCATTGGCCGGTGTGACGAGGTCCTACAACAGGGTGACGAGACTAATCTCAAAGACTGTGAAAGCATCCTGACGCTCGGCAGCTCTCTCAATGTGGACGCGCCTCAGATCAAAGAGCTCTCCGACTATGTCGAGCGTCGCAAGTGGATCCAGGAAGTCACAGAATCGTTCGACACATATCTCTATTACCACGAAGTTGCGGAACTGTTGGATCGCGCCGACAGCTGTGGTCTACAAGATcacgagctgcgcaagaaTCTTGAGCAGAGACTCGAAGCCGGCCAACGCTGGACTGAAAGTGCAAGGGAAGCGCTGGGAGGCTCTCAGCCTATAACAATCGACGTGCTTCAAGAGCTTTCCGAGTCGTCAGCTGATGTTCCTGTTGTGCTCGAAGTGGCTCAGGATGTTACCGACGCTCTCTCCAAGGCCAAAGAGCTGCAAAAGACCATCCAGACACTGTACAAGGCATTACAGACGGGAGCTCACGGCCATTCTGCAGCCGATGCGGATGGTGACCTATCAatgatctcgatctcggaaAATGGCGAAGCTGCCGAGCGTGTGGCTCTGCTTCCTGACGCTCGTCGCGTGCTTCGTGCCGCCAGGTCCAACAAACTGGAGCTTGAGCACGCGCAAGACATTGAAAAGGCCGTCCAAGTCTACGATGCATGGCGAGCTGCGTTCAACCAGATCATGCAGACTATTGCCGGTGGATCTCGCCGCCTCACGGACGCAGACCgcgacgaggagctcgacaagctggtggagcgagtcgaggatGCCACCGACCCTGCCGACGACCAGAACAAACCCAATGCACGCAACTGTATCTGCAGGAGCTCAATGCCCATCGCCATTCCTTCGTCGTCAGGGGCAGAATGCTCTCGCTGTCGCGTGCAGTACCATCTATCGTGCATCAAGGTGCGCTCCTCTGAGGTATCACGCGCCGAGGGCGGCTGGGTTTGTCCATTCTGCCCGTGGTACGGGAGCGCTCCGTTCCTCAAAATGCGCAAGGCGATCAGCATTGCTGACCTTTCGAAGCTTGTATAcgatcaagatcatcgTCGAGACCAGTTCAAATTCCTCCCTCTGGAATGGGACGCCATCGAGGAAGTGGTTGCCAAGGCAAAGCGATTCGAGACGGCCGCTAAGCGAATGATCAAAACACTTTCGCTGATGCGCAGAGATCAAAAGCAGGTCATCCTTGCCCACTGGCTACGTCGGTCCATTGGCTGCCCCGTCGATGTCTTGGGACCAGAGAAAGTCAACATGCTTGACCTCATCAGCGAAAATTTGCTCGCCCTTGGTTCACAGCAGGGTGATGCTGCACCCATGGCGCCTGTTGAGCGTATCAAGGCGTCGACTCCAGCGCGATCCGACGAGCGCACGGAAGAAACAACGCCCttgcctcgctcgtctcgcgTTCCAGCCCCTGCCGATCGCGACTCAGGATCTCCAGCTGTCCGAGACGAtcgcaagcgcaaagccaagagaggcaagcgtgccaagctcgtcttccagGAGGAGATTGGTATCGGTGCTTACCGCGATCGTCAGCCCATCTACTGTCTGTGCCATGAGCCAGAGAGCGGTCGCATGATTGCTTGTGACAAGTGCATGCTCTGGTTTCATACCAATTGTGTTCGCCTCGATGATCCGCCGAATCTCGGAAATGAGCCGTGGATATGTCCCATGTGCTGCATCAAGGCGGAGCGCAAGTATCCTCAGGCCGAAGTCAGGGTCAAAGACATTGGCGTCACCGACCCGGATCTGTGGCTCGACATCCGTGCCACGCTGCGATCGCTCGAGAAGCCTGTCAGCAAGATTCAGTCGTGGACCAGCCCGGAGAACAAGCGCATTGTGCTACATCTGGAAAAGTTCACACCGGCTATCCATGCTGAGGAGGTGCACTCGCAGATCACCAAACGTGCGCGTCTCGAGTCCGACACGCCGAGCAAGGCGCGAGTGTCTCTGGGCCGCTCTgattcgatctcgacgccaGCAAAGGAGAGCGGCGCCGTTCCTTATGCGGCAGCTCCTGTGCCCAGCGAGGCTGTTCGAGGTATCGTGCCTGCTTTGACGCCGGCGGCTGATTCACCCGCCTCCAGATCAGGAAGGAACGACGATTCATTTGCTGCAGCCTCGCCTCCTTTGTGGGATGCCAAGACTGGACCATCTCCTGGCAACGCCAGCATCGAATGGGCGCAGTCGGCACGTCGACGATATGCCGAAGGCATGGACAACCTCTACCGTCGCGGCATCACGGACACGATGCTGGTGCGATTCTACGTTGGATGGAATGGACGTACGCTCTTTCATCCGGTACGAGACTCAGCGGGCAACATTGTAGAGGTATCTCTGGGCGAGAACGTCCGTCTGCATCCAGATGATCCCGAGGGCGTGCGGGTAATTCGTGCTGCCATTGAACGACACAGCGTCAAAGCGGACCGTTTAGCCGCAAGTCATGGCTATGGcggcgagatggacgatcATGTGTACTCTCGCAACGCTTACAGTCGCGACGACGGACGCTATACAGCTCAGCGACGCGATCCTCCGGTGGTACCGTCGAATGGCAGATTCAGCATGAGATCGCCTGCCACGATTCCTTCGCAACGACTTGGCAGCGATCGCGACTATGAACGCGAGCGGGAGCGTGACGGGGATCTTCATGATGCCCGTGATGGTCGTGATGGCCGATATGGCGATTCATTACGTTCTCCGGCGGCACCAGTGGCGGCGATGACTGGCCCTGGTGCATTGGACACCTCGCCGGCGCTCCGAACGAATCTAGCGCGCGAAGTCGTGCCGACATACGCGCGAAGCTCAGCTAATGCATCGGCAGCCACAAGTCCATACACTGGCGCTGCTTCGACGTACAGCATTTATTCGGCATCTGACAGAGCGGCATCTTATCCGGTGGGTCGCAGTTCGATTTCGCAGGCGGATCTGGATGGAAATAGGGGGGGACCTCCACCGATGGCGATGTATGCTTCTGCCAAGGCTGAGCCTGTCGCAAATGGGTCTACGTTTTCGGCACTGGACCcagcgatgatggcagacgatgcagcaggACAGATCGATCCCAATTTGACGAGCAGTCCGGTTCTAGCTTCCAACTCGGCAGTTCCCGCACCGTCGACCgcaccggcagcagcacatgGTGTTCGgagcgagacgaggagCCGTCCACCCAGCGCAGGCAACGAAGTCGCCCATGAAGCCGGTTCCGCGAAAGCACCCCCGGGTGCACCCTCGGGTGGCCACAGTGGCGAGATCAAGGAGCACAACCcagacgagcacgagctcgagagTGTTCGTCAGCAGGCTAGACAGATGGCGCGGAAAATGCGACCAGACGCTTCCGAGGCCGACATCGAACGATTGGTTCAAAACTTTatcggtggtggagagTCTAAGTAG
- a CDS encoding putative long-chain fatty acid transporter, which produces MAAIAKAAASLAAIAYLDAKHGIANDLLLSRGASGGEIRHKIRSWRNKLSIYEFFDYQATKRPDAVAYVYLGKNFTWGEVAKDVHRLANYLLSRGYKAGDRVAIFMGNSVAIVEWFFACMCINVIPAFINNSLTGKGLVHCVSVARAKLLVYEPYLEGVVSEVQDQLLDNSQIEGFLRYDDGITPVDGDTEKPPIEVAKPLAKKIEFGPSDLVKYSAKRIPDKYRKEVGESSTAALIYTSGTTGLPKAALCSHGRMGTACSVWPVFNSFSSKDRIYTPMPLYHSSALFLCICASLWSGSTVIIGRKFSARKYWDEVRKHNATVVQYIGEIARYLLAVPPSPLDKQHNVRMAYGNGMRPDVWEKFRERYGVRTISEFFASSEGNGALLNYNTGPFGAGAVGRLGTLARKVRPDFKIIRVDAITEDIYRDPKTGFCVECGPNEPGEFVMRIGTNSISKFQGYADNPEATSKKVLKDALAKGDAWFRSGDLMSKDVDGFFYFGDRMGDTFRWRSENVSTTEVANALGQVVSEANVYGVLVPKHDGRAGCAAIPADDAARVDWNMLAAVARKSLPKYAVPLFIRVVPTMEQTGTVKQQKVQLRNQGIQHDQCGTDRLYWLPPNAQGYQPFLPEHYKQIEAGKVRL; this is translated from the coding sequence ATGGCTGCTATCGCAAAAGCCGCCGCCAGTCTGGCCGCCATCGCCTACctcgatgccaagcacgGCATAGCAAACGACCTCTTGCTCAGTCGAGGCGCTTCTGGCGGTGAAATTCGTCACAAGATCCGTTCGTGGCGCAACAAGCTTTCGATCTACGAGTTCTTCGACTACCAAGCTACCAAGCGTCCCGATGCCGTCGCTTACGTTTACCTCGGCAAAAACTTCACCTGGGGCGAGGTGGCTAAAGACGTACATCGCCTCGCCAACTACCTCCTGTCACGTGGGTACAAGGCGGGTGATCGGGTTGCCATCTTTATGGGCAACTCGGTCGCCATCGTGGAGTGGTTCTTTGCGTGTATGTGCATCAACGTGATCCCCGCGTTCATCAACAACTCGTTGACGGGAAAGGGGCTGGTCCACTGTGTTTCAGTCGCACGTGCTAAGCTACTCGTCTACGAGCCGTATCTGGAGGGCGTGGTGTCCGAGGTTCAGGATCAACTGTTGGACAACTCGCAAATCGAGGGCTTCTTGCGATACGACGACGGCATCACGCCTGTCGACGGCGATACGGAAAAGCCACCAATCGAGGTCGCCAAGCCTCtggccaagaagatcgAGTTTGGCCCCTCGGACTTGGTCAAGTACTCGGCCAAACGCATTCCGGACAAGTACCGCAAGGAGGTCGGCGAATCAAGCACTGCTGCGCTCATCTACACCAGTGGCACCACCGGCCTGCCCAAAGCAGCGCTCTGCTCGCACGGTCGCATGGGAACCGCCTGCAGTGTCTGGCCTGTCTTCAACAGCTTTTCCTCCAAGGACCGCATCTACACGCCCATGCCTCTGTACCACTCTTCGGCGCTCTTCCTGTGCATTTGCGCGAGCTTGTGGTCCGGAAGCACGGTCATCATCGGACGCAAATTCTCGGCGCGCAAGTACTGGGACGAGGTGCGCAAGCACAACGCCACCGTCGTACAGTACATTGGTGAGATCGCACGTTATCTGCTCGCTGTGCCACCGTCTCCGCTGGACAAGCAGCACAACGTTCGCATGGCATACGGTAACGGTATGCGACCAGACGTCTGGGAGAAATTCCGCGAGCGTTACGGTGTGCGCACCATCTCGGAGTTCTTCGCATCGTCCGAGGGTAACGGTGCGCTGCTCAACTACAACACGGGACCGTTCGGTGCCGGGGCGGTGGGACGCTTGGGCACGCTGGCTCGCAAGGTGCGTCCGGATTTCAAAATCATTCGTGTCGACGCTATCACCGAAGACATCTACCGCGATCCCAAGACGGGTTTCTGCGTCGAGTGTGGGCCTAACGAACCAGGCGAGTTTGTGATGCGAATTGGTACTAACTCGATCTCCAAGTTCCAGGGCTACGCCGACAATCCGGAAGCTACGAGCAAAAAGGTGCTCAAAGACGCGCTTGCCAAGGGCGATGCTTGGTTCCGAAGCGGCGACTTGATGAGCAAGGATGTAGACGGTTTCTTCTACTTTGGCGATAGGATGGGTGATACGTTCCGATGGAGGAGCGAGAACGTCTCGACGACCGAAGTGGCGAATGCGCTGGGACAGGTGGTGAGCGAAGCCAATGTGTACGGTGTGCTGGTCCCCAAACACGACGGTAGAGCAGGCTGTGCTGCGATCCCTGCAGATGACGCGGCTAGGGTCGACTGGAACATGCTCGCCGCCGTAGCGCGAAAAAGCCTCCCCAAATACGCAGTCCCGCTCTTCATCAGAGTGGTGCCCACCATGGAACAGACCGGAACCGTGAAACAGCAAAAGGTGCAGTTGAGGAACCAGGGCATCCAGCACGATCAGTGCGGAACAGACAGACTCTACTGGCTGCCCCCCAACGCGCAAGGCTACCAACCCTTCCTTCCCGAACACTacaagcagatcgaggctgGCAAGGTGCGTCTCTGA
- a CDS encoding uncharacterized protein (related to TPO1 - Vacuolar polyamine-H+ antiporter): protein MTSNSRSSSQHRPHHPPEYYGADQPPLSLQTPSASRPPLQNNSSHSLVAPTSSTSDTYPGSSNQLSPCDSSDYKKKLRDASPSSATSLHSATDHEEHGDMPGPLPTAQVLQPLTSRLSRVDSQPKTWQPNLDKDKDKYPTARPRSSSNRSVSYLDAANKPVELQRASSRVSSIHRCMDPPYPASALALTLTKSEDPGAVYIDWSADDPENPFNWPKSRRWLLVSVCFLFTACTAFNGCGYPSGSYQASMDLGTTQLVYLVGNTVFLFAVAFTPLILAPLSEVYGRSPIYLGAAFMFTLLFIPQALAKNITTIIVVRCFQGMSASVGNSLVAGSVSDVFHANERGLPMSLYSISVYMAQGISPYISSVTVNRAGWRIMFWWQGGMALLTYILMLLVLKETRGPVLLSRRAKKLTMETGRLHKCRADDERQSFLLMVKVSLFRPMQYLVFEPVVTSFALWIGFLWGTIFISLEAIPIVFSGYGWNSEQQHMALLTIAVGGMIGYFANFHQEKLYAAAARKHGGKPPPEARLYYASVGAVLAPVGLFIFAWTGRVGISPVAPMIGLTIFNTGLFPAYLGCFSYLADCYERYASSALAAQSFLRNTFAGMFPLFSQQLYVNLTPKYASTLLACIAAVLSGVPFFLLKYGALLRRHSPAARAIGKDEQYIRALSEQEQKVADPGLA from the coding sequence ATGACTTCGAAtagcagaagcagcagtcaACATCGTCCGCACCATCCACCAGAGTACTACGGTGCGGACCAGCCGCCTCTTTCCCTCCAAACACCCTCAGCTTCTCGACCGCCATTGCAGAACAACTCATCACATTCGCTAGTCGCGCCGACATCGTCAACATCAGATACCTATCCAGGATCTTCTAATCAGCTCTCTCCCTGCGACTCGAGCGATTATAAGAAGAAGCTTCGCGATGCGTCGCCTTCTTCGGCCACGTCTCTTCACTCTGCTACCGACCACGAGGAGCATGGCGACATGCCCGGTCCACTTCCAACGGCACAAGTTCTACAGCCACTCACTTCACGCCTCTCCCGAGTCGACTCCCAACCCAAGACTTGGCAGCCAAATTTGGACAAAGATAAAGACAAATACCCCACCGCTCGTCCACGTTCGTCTTCCAACCGTTCTGTCTCGTATCTCGACGCCGCCAACAAGCCTGTCGAGTTGCAGcgtgcttcttctcgcgTTTCTTCAATACATAGATGCATGGATCCTCCCTACCCTGCCTCCGCCCTGGCTCTCACGCTGACAAAGTCGGAGGACCCCGGTGCAGTATACATCGACTGGTCTGCTGATGACCCCGAGAACCCATTCAACTGGCCAAAGTCGAGAAGATGGCTTCTCGTCTCGGTCTGCTTCCTCTTCACCGCCTGTACTGCCTTTAACGGTTGCGGATACCCCTCGGGCTCGTATCAAGCCTCGATGGACCTCGGAACCACCCAGCTTGTCTACCTGGTCGGAAACACAGTCTTCCTCTTTGCTGTCGCCTTCACACCGCTCATCTTAGCCCCACTGAGCGAAGTATACGGTCGAAGCCCGATCTACCTCGGTGCCGCTTTCATGTTCACGTTGCTCTTCATTCCACAGGCGCTTGCCAAGAACATCACCACTATCATCGTGGTCAGATGCTTCCAGGGTATGTCGGCCTCTGTGGGCAACTCTTTGGTCGCAGGTAGTGTGTCGGACGTCTTCCACGCCAACGAACGAGGTCTTCCCATGTCGCTCTACTCTATCTCGGTCTACATGGCGCAAGGTATCTCGCCCTACATCTCTTCTGTCACGGTCAACCGCGCCGGTTGGCGCATCATGTTCTGGTGGCAAGGAGGCATGGCGCTCTTGACCTACATTCTTATGCTTCTCGTACTCAAAGAGACGCGAGGTCCCGTGTTGCTCTCGAGACgtgccaagaagctcacCATGGAGACCGGTCGTCTGCACAAGTGCAGAGCCGATGACGAAAGGCAGTCATTCCTGCTCATGGTCAAAGTGTCGCTCTTCCGTCCCATGCAGTACCTCGTCTTTGAGCCGGTCGTCACCAGCTTTGCGCTCTGGATCGGCTTCCTGTGGGGTACCATCTTCATCTCTCTGGAAGCGATTCCTATTGTGTTTTCGGGTTATGGCTGGAATTCAGAACAGCAGCATATGGCTCTACTCACCATCGCTGTCGGAGGCATGATTGGCTACTTTGCCAACTTTCATCAAGAAAAGCTCTACGCCGCTGCGGCGCGCAAGCACGGCGGTAAGCCGCCGCCGGAAGCTCGTCTCTACTACGCCTCTGTGGGCGCCGTCCTGGCTCCTGTGGGACTTTTCATCTTCGCTTGGACAGGTCGAGTGGGGATCTCGCCTGTGGCTCCCATGATCGGCTTGACCATCTTCAATACCGGTCTGTTTCCGGCGTATCTCGGATGTTTTTCTTACCTAGCCGACTGCTATGAGCGTTACGCCTCCAGTGCATTGGCAGCTCAGAGCTTCCTACGCAACACGTTTGCAGGCATGTTCCCCTTGTTCTCTCAGCAGCTCTACGTCAACCTCACACCCAAGTACGCATCAACCCTGCTCGCTTGCATTGCAGCCGTCTTGAGTGGTGTTCCATTCTTCCTGCTCAAGTACGGCGCTCTTCTGCGACGTCACAGCCcggcagctcgagcaatTGGAAAGGACGAACAGTATATTCGCGCTCTGTCGGAACAGGAACAGAAAGTTGCCGATCCTGGTCTCGCATGA